One region of Roseimicrobium gellanilyticum genomic DNA includes:
- a CDS encoding TcdA/TcdB catalytic glycosyltransferase domain-containing protein gives MPTDAVINDLIDTNIMPGLDPGYTTGEQPDFGTWKNLDPFGLISTVPDSPLSDYDFGNLGQDQGQAFFEKINMARKHEDPHRDMPDVGELAPDQLAPKPLSNGIAPLQHSIWVGNPLNETVPKQKAFMDSLAKNKRDNPDWTVVLWTDQSRDALNNAPDDSTLGKMRQWAAENNVVLASIDEVYGGNNKMSAHHICKLEQNKSGSGRAAASDIVRLEVLKRFGGMYVDGDKAIQVPLDKITEAAEKNVMRVIVPQAKVGTNTVLEPETDAEREAVLNGMRVIEVRGFAAGNENNRYQNCAMMAPKGSPAVETILDRIQDNYKQDRHQLKNNGFSVDEGDRASRVEVITRTGPSVMRDTVDPQRRGKALMPLGSVNTYTGTTSWTGEKVFTGETDPTTLAGRIGDLPTPHALHHRAGVAATQPPRLPQVDAISDESRTKIANAVKKSVTALSYTIPNEMGRLDMNHIKPHLANLTPQEQQLAIHATLQTLARDEFNGVNGLVTTLRLPKDLPVSRETLDFLRDGNLANLELDKFTVQEAALEGNMQFLRYAKDNGMLDDLSVQTSQRLDGGSSQGGPQGGSLDVVEAAIIGGNRDAIQYLSSLPSFRTYPKIDDAVKKAAGFGQVDTVIALAEAHNKPEAIHQLLDGENIPGRMGVEVLERFKGTFGDLDTFKQASGPLLTKAVFDNATDTIPRMQELGVEMDHLDADQRKKLVSAMNMRSTDAPKSTNMLVTAENLGVDTELLCAAAKQQNDFLTTAYLDKNAVDGPACDEILRKAALVGGEDDVLITAARLERPDLITASLNKNRPDDDKIAFGTYDPEAQLAIAHAKVPNSEVGKNDYKNVDVSTLTPQQARELVQKAMVYSHDRLRADATGDKGRVQGWNELLESMKTEPNLSGDANLQSLIGQTQGQLSGMNSKTVSVRDEMRQKAKAVDSPDLSQRVATSTGGKIREFFKASPAPHKSPDDHQFVPSKGMVKK, from the coding sequence ATGCCAACCGACGCCGTCATCAACGATCTGATCGATACCAACATCATGCCGGGCCTGGATCCTGGCTATACCACAGGGGAACAGCCTGATTTTGGTACGTGGAAAAATCTCGATCCCTTTGGTCTCATCAGCACTGTTCCAGACAGTCCTCTGAGTGACTATGACTTTGGAAACCTGGGTCAGGATCAGGGCCAGGCTTTTTTTGAGAAGATTAACATGGCGCGGAAGCATGAAGATCCGCACCGCGACATGCCGGACGTGGGCGAGCTCGCTCCGGATCAGCTGGCGCCGAAGCCTCTCTCCAACGGCATCGCGCCACTGCAGCACTCCATCTGGGTGGGCAATCCGCTCAATGAAACGGTGCCGAAGCAGAAGGCCTTCATGGATTCCCTGGCGAAGAACAAGCGGGACAATCCTGACTGGACCGTGGTGCTCTGGACCGACCAGAGCCGTGACGCGCTGAACAATGCCCCGGACGACTCCACGCTCGGCAAGATGCGCCAGTGGGCTGCGGAGAACAACGTCGTGCTGGCGAGCATTGATGAAGTCTACGGCGGCAACAACAAGATGTCCGCGCACCACATCTGCAAGCTGGAACAGAACAAGTCCGGCAGTGGTCGTGCCGCCGCGAGTGACATCGTGCGGCTGGAAGTGCTGAAGCGTTTCGGTGGCATGTATGTGGACGGTGACAAGGCGATTCAAGTGCCTCTCGACAAGATCACCGAGGCTGCCGAGAAGAACGTGATGCGCGTCATCGTCCCGCAGGCCAAGGTCGGGACCAACACCGTCCTTGAGCCCGAGACGGATGCGGAGCGGGAGGCAGTGCTGAATGGCATGCGCGTGATCGAAGTGCGTGGATTCGCCGCGGGGAATGAAAACAACCGCTATCAGAACTGCGCGATGATGGCTCCCAAAGGCAGTCCGGCCGTGGAGACCATCCTCGATCGCATCCAGGACAACTACAAACAGGACCGGCATCAACTGAAGAACAATGGCTTCTCGGTGGACGAAGGTGACCGTGCCTCTCGTGTGGAAGTCATCACGCGTACGGGCCCCTCTGTCATGCGTGACACGGTGGATCCCCAGCGGCGCGGCAAGGCGCTGATGCCCCTCGGTTCAGTGAATACGTACACGGGAACCACGAGCTGGACCGGTGAGAAGGTCTTCACCGGTGAGACGGATCCCACCACTCTCGCCGGCAGGATTGGTGATCTGCCCACGCCCCATGCGCTGCATCATCGGGCGGGGGTGGCTGCCACGCAGCCTCCGCGCCTCCCGCAGGTGGACGCCATCAGCGACGAGAGCCGGACGAAGATTGCCAACGCGGTGAAGAAGAGCGTCACCGCACTGAGCTACACCATCCCCAATGAGATGGGACGTCTTGATATGAATCATATCAAGCCCCACCTCGCGAACCTCACTCCGCAGGAGCAGCAACTGGCCATCCACGCCACGCTGCAGACGCTGGCGCGTGATGAGTTCAATGGGGTGAACGGCTTGGTGACCACGCTGCGCCTGCCGAAGGATCTTCCTGTTTCCCGGGAGACGCTGGACTTCCTCCGGGACGGCAACCTGGCGAATCTGGAACTGGACAAGTTCACCGTGCAAGAAGCGGCGCTGGAAGGGAACATGCAATTCCTCCGCTATGCGAAGGACAATGGCATGCTGGACGACCTGAGCGTGCAGACCTCGCAACGTCTGGATGGCGGCAGCAGCCAGGGTGGCCCCCAAGGTGGGAGCCTCGACGTCGTGGAAGCAGCCATCATCGGTGGAAACCGTGATGCCATCCAGTACCTGTCCTCCCTGCCTTCCTTCAGGACGTATCCGAAGATCGATGACGCCGTGAAGAAGGCTGCGGGCTTCGGACAGGTGGATACCGTGATCGCGCTTGCGGAAGCGCACAACAAGCCGGAGGCCATTCATCAGCTTCTGGACGGTGAGAACATTCCCGGACGGATGGGGGTGGAGGTGCTGGAGCGTTTCAAGGGCACCTTCGGCGATCTGGACACCTTCAAACAGGCCTCCGGTCCGCTGCTCACCAAGGCGGTGTTCGACAATGCGACCGACACCATTCCGCGCATGCAGGAATTGGGCGTGGAGATGGACCATCTCGATGCCGATCAGAGGAAGAAGCTCGTCTCCGCCATGAACATGCGGTCCACGGATGCGCCGAAGAGCACCAACATGCTGGTCACTGCGGAGAATCTGGGCGTGGACACGGAACTGCTGTGCGCTGCTGCCAAACAGCAGAACGACTTCCTGACCACCGCCTATCTCGACAAGAATGCGGTGGATGGACCGGCTTGCGATGAGATCCTGCGGAAGGCCGCGCTGGTGGGTGGCGAGGATGATGTGCTCATCACTGCCGCGCGTCTGGAGCGTCCGGACCTCATCACCGCTTCGCTGAACAAGAACCGCCCGGACGATGACAAGATCGCCTTCGGCACCTACGACCCCGAGGCTCAACTGGCGATTGCCCACGCCAAGGTTCCCAACTCAGAAGTGGGCAAGAACGACTACAAGAATGTGGACGTCTCCACCCTGACTCCCCAGCAGGCCCGTGAACTGGTGCAGAAGGCCATGGTGTACTCCCATGACCGTCTGCGTGCGGACGCCACCGGGGACAAGGGACGCGTGCAGGGCTGGAATGAACTGCTGGAGTCCATGAAGACCGAGCCCAACCTCAGTGGTGATGCCAATCTGCAGAGCTTGATTGGCCAGACACAAGGTCAGCTCAGTGGCATGAACAGCAAGACCGTCTCCGTGCGCGACGAGATGCGCCAGAAGGCCAAGGCCGTGGATTCTCCGGACCTCAGCCAGCGCGTTGCCACCAGCACGGGTGGGAAGATTCGCGAATTCTTCAAGGCCAGTCCTGCTCCGCACAAGAGCCCGGATGATCACCAATTCGTGCCATCCAAGGGCATGGTGAAGAAGTAG
- a CDS encoding cation diffusion facilitator family transporter, producing MSNEPETQSHAHSHEHGHDHIPAPAPAQSQSHAHAHAHAHAHAHAHLHTHGASGNLLTAFLLNLAFTGIEIAGGLWTNSVAILSDALHDAGDSLTLGLALYLQRVSARNADARFTYGYRRFSSLGALVSGVLLSVGVGYMGWQAVHRLGNPEPVHASGMMALAVVGVLFNGFAAWKLRHSHSLNEKVAGWHLVEDTLGWIAVLIGSGIMAMWDVPIVDPLLSLGISLFILWNVIRNLRQVAMVFLQRAPTGFDVEEFEKKLCDLPGVLNAHHTQTWTVDGEYHVLSTHLVLKPSSTREEVVEAKRQVHRLLREQDFEHITVEVELEGEDCSADECGDGASAGKPDAK from the coding sequence ATGAGCAACGAACCGGAAACACAGTCGCACGCGCATTCTCATGAGCACGGTCATGACCACATACCTGCCCCGGCCCCCGCACAGTCGCAGTCACATGCACATGCACATGCACATGCACATGCACATGCACATGCGCATCTCCACACACATGGCGCCAGTGGGAATCTGCTCACGGCGTTCCTGCTGAATCTCGCCTTCACCGGCATCGAGATCGCGGGCGGATTGTGGACGAATAGCGTCGCCATCCTTAGTGATGCCCTGCATGATGCGGGGGATTCTCTCACGCTGGGGTTGGCGCTGTATCTGCAAAGGGTGTCGGCACGCAATGCGGATGCGCGGTTCACGTACGGATATCGGCGTTTCTCGTCACTGGGGGCGCTCGTTTCCGGGGTGCTGCTCTCGGTGGGCGTGGGGTACATGGGGTGGCAGGCCGTTCATCGCCTGGGAAATCCGGAACCGGTGCACGCCTCCGGCATGATGGCGCTCGCCGTGGTGGGAGTGCTCTTCAATGGGTTCGCGGCGTGGAAGCTGCGACACAGTCATTCACTGAATGAGAAGGTTGCGGGCTGGCACCTCGTCGAGGATACGCTGGGCTGGATTGCAGTGCTCATCGGCAGCGGCATTATGGCGATGTGGGATGTGCCCATCGTGGATCCGCTGCTCTCGTTGGGCATCTCGCTCTTCATCCTGTGGAATGTGATCCGCAACCTGCGGCAGGTGGCCATGGTATTTCTGCAGCGTGCTCCGACGGGGTTTGATGTGGAGGAGTTCGAGAAGAAGCTGTGCGATCTTCCCGGTGTGCTGAATGCGCACCACACCCAGACATGGACGGTGGATGGCGAATATCATGTGCTCTCCACGCATCTCGTGCTGAAGCCCAGCAGCACGCGCGAGGAGGTCGTGGAAGCGAAGAGGCAAGTGCATCGCCTGCTGAGAGAGCAGGATTTCGAGCACATCACCGTGGAGGTGGAGTTGGAGGGGGAGGATTGCAGCGCGGACGAATGCGGAGATGGCGCTTCTGCAGGAAAGCCGGATGCGAAATGA
- a CDS encoding ankyrin repeat domain-containing protein, with protein MAARNVQDALDSVADVLFPEVLEGAAVEISSHGYDGDTPLHVMCWREDAEGVQLLLQAGADPNAIGEMSETPLHVACRVANESIVRMLLAAGAKPDIRGEFEVTPFDIAQTKPILADVFGRDL; from the coding sequence ATGGCGGCGCGAAATGTCCAGGATGCCCTCGATTCCGTAGCTGACGTGCTCTTTCCCGAAGTGTTGGAGGGCGCGGCAGTGGAGATATCCAGCCACGGTTATGATGGCGACACACCCCTCCATGTGATGTGCTGGCGGGAAGACGCGGAAGGTGTGCAGCTTCTTCTTCAGGCTGGCGCTGACCCAAACGCCATCGGTGAGATGAGCGAAACGCCGCTGCATGTGGCGTGCCGGGTGGCAAACGAAAGCATCGTCAGGATGCTCCTGGCTGCGGGAGCCAAGCCCGATATTCGGGGAGAGTTCGAGGTCACACCATTCGACATCGCACAAACGAAACCGATTCTCGCCGATGTCTTTGGCAGGGACCTGTGA
- a CDS encoding N,N-dimethylformamidase beta subunit family domain-containing protein, translating into MKPNRRRFLKATSTGAVASALLRDASQPAAAAESKSPAAASRKSNLIVQENAREGSLDWQLTRVRLDSTAGFRSSLIEGYCSKQSVKAGESIDIFVSTKPVAKFEIEIFRTGYYGGRGARLMTKVGPFQGKTQETPAMGEKQLHECRWEACTSVKIPEDWVSGVYLGRLTTLPDEGPYWQSYVVFIVKDDRPAEILLQCSDNTWQAYNRWPDKYSIYTHPKGNQGPWADVSYDRPYAKYAQIYENPQSIGSGEWLCFEFPMAYWLEQEGYDVTYCSNVDLRTPDRALKCKAFLSVGHDEYWHIDQYNSVVALRDAGVNVMFFSGNSVCWVTPLRPGFDGRENRIMFRGGPYGGEHKWAVERAEQHGPFPERGPDEGYLMGSRNIRPVNGGGDWICEKPDHWIFEGTGMKKGEAIPGLIGWEYHGDPPDIKGLEVVAAGTAWQGGTNPSNWTATIYPGPKGNFVFNASTIFWCQGLSSPPGHMLPWSHWSRPHGPDARVQRITKNLMDRAVG; encoded by the coding sequence ATGAAGCCCAATCGCCGTCGTTTCCTCAAGGCCACCTCTACCGGCGCCGTCGCGTCAGCCTTGCTGCGAGATGCTTCTCAACCTGCTGCTGCGGCTGAAAGCAAATCACCTGCTGCCGCGTCCAGGAAATCCAATCTCATTGTCCAGGAGAATGCACGAGAGGGTTCTCTCGACTGGCAACTCACGCGTGTGCGGCTCGACAGTACCGCAGGCTTCCGCTCCTCCCTGATCGAGGGGTATTGCTCAAAGCAATCCGTCAAGGCGGGCGAGTCCATCGATATCTTCGTGAGCACGAAACCGGTGGCGAAGTTCGAAATCGAAATCTTCCGTACTGGTTACTATGGCGGGCGCGGTGCCCGGCTGATGACGAAGGTCGGTCCCTTCCAAGGCAAGACGCAAGAGACGCCTGCCATGGGTGAAAAGCAATTGCACGAATGCCGCTGGGAGGCCTGCACCTCTGTGAAGATTCCGGAGGACTGGGTGAGTGGCGTATACCTCGGTCGCCTCACCACGCTTCCGGATGAAGGCCCGTACTGGCAGAGTTACGTCGTCTTCATCGTGAAGGATGATCGTCCCGCGGAAATCCTGCTGCAGTGCAGTGACAATACCTGGCAGGCCTACAATCGCTGGCCGGACAAGTATTCCATCTACACCCACCCCAAGGGGAACCAGGGGCCCTGGGCCGATGTCAGCTATGACCGACCCTATGCGAAGTATGCGCAGATCTATGAAAATCCGCAATCCATCGGCTCCGGGGAGTGGCTGTGCTTTGAGTTCCCCATGGCCTACTGGCTGGAGCAGGAGGGCTACGATGTGACTTACTGCTCCAATGTGGACCTGCGCACACCCGACCGCGCACTGAAGTGCAAGGCCTTCCTCAGTGTGGGGCATGACGAGTACTGGCACATCGATCAATACAACAGCGTCGTGGCCCTGCGTGATGCGGGGGTGAATGTGATGTTCTTCTCCGGGAACTCCGTGTGCTGGGTCACGCCATTGCGGCCGGGATTCGACGGACGTGAGAACCGCATCATGTTCCGCGGTGGTCCCTATGGAGGAGAGCACAAGTGGGCCGTGGAGCGCGCTGAGCAGCACGGCCCCTTCCCGGAGCGCGGTCCGGATGAAGGCTACCTCATGGGCTCACGGAACATCCGCCCCGTGAACGGTGGCGGGGACTGGATTTGCGAAAAGCCAGACCACTGGATCTTCGAAGGCACGGGCATGAAGAAGGGGGAAGCCATCCCCGGGCTTATCGGCTGGGAGTACCATGGCGACCCGCCGGATATCAAGGGCCTGGAAGTCGTCGCTGCTGGCACGGCTTGGCAGGGGGGCACCAATCCCTCAAACTGGACCGCGACCATCTATCCGGGGCCGAAGGGGAACTTTGTCTTCAATGCCTCCACTATCTTCTGGTGCCAGGGCCTGAGCAGCCCTCCCGGGCATATGCTGCCCTGGTCCCACTGGAGCAGGCCCCACGGTCCGGATGCGCGGGTGCAGCGGATCACGAAGAACTTGATGGACAGGGCGGTGGGGTAG
- a CDS encoding sulfatase: protein MSQSEPTPGPLHKTQELSRKTVFRFTVCTVLATLVGWYINALFTFAGNTYGFNNRFTEVAVGHHWFYLVWSNVEVMKAYVIVAIIFTAVIYPIVLLWQKWQVFGRWGVIWRALALCGALYGFFVFRLMLNKPYFGNYSYFDQGWKKFGDWFGAAIQQGFGFFVLYIFPAIAVLVCGLFYLNELRRLMKRRPRLLPWPILGPAAILIGLVVTGHGFIKDEPKPAAGEQVVKKKAKPKNILILASDSFRSDRLSCNGYGRLTSPNIDRIAAEGITFRKCFTPIASTLESLTSMFSSQYPHTHGIQHMFPNKDQVTQANAKAPGLGTILRGHGYDTAVIGDWCACGFKELPMGFEHITVSDFDNFKVYMSEVVYLHHQILPLFFDNRAGHWLFPKLKSFANFMTPDVVTNQVIDRMQERDKDEKPFIIFAFYSCTHLPYRTPRQYAEIWGDPDYKGDHNFELKLNVDEFIGNVDIGNKWEKLPKKDVEQIDALYDGCVRMFDDCVGRIMAELDASGMKDDTIVLITGDHGDDLFEPNVTFGHGLTFNGGDQSNNIPFVLRVPGVENRGRTSDKITRSIDFAPTLLDLAGLPPEPRFEGKSVVPYVKGNADLSLAWYGETSYLFFRRKIPGEEPLFIPAMDETTTIDPEFDFHFVLKDKYQEDVIRTKERCLRTERFKLVYTPGVKGPIYRLFDLAEDKHCEVDVKKKFPAVFDAMKTALVKWRDEHKESTIKEIFMGQDEFGIKPGDLLPAATPVK, encoded by the coding sequence ATGTCCCAATCCGAGCCGACTCCCGGGCCTCTCCACAAGACTCAGGAACTGAGCCGTAAAACGGTCTTCCGTTTTACGGTCTGTACCGTGCTGGCCACGCTCGTTGGCTGGTACATCAATGCACTCTTCACCTTCGCGGGGAACACCTACGGGTTCAACAACCGCTTCACCGAGGTGGCCGTGGGGCATCATTGGTTCTACCTTGTCTGGAGCAATGTGGAGGTGATGAAGGCCTATGTCATCGTGGCCATCATCTTCACGGCGGTGATTTATCCCATCGTGCTGCTCTGGCAGAAGTGGCAGGTCTTTGGTCGCTGGGGCGTCATCTGGCGCGCGCTGGCCCTATGCGGGGCGCTTTATGGCTTCTTTGTGTTCCGCCTCATGCTGAACAAACCCTACTTCGGGAACTACAGCTACTTTGACCAGGGGTGGAAGAAATTCGGTGACTGGTTTGGCGCGGCCATCCAGCAGGGGTTCGGGTTCTTTGTGCTCTACATCTTCCCGGCGATCGCGGTGCTCGTGTGCGGTCTGTTTTATCTGAATGAACTGCGCCGTCTGATGAAGCGCCGCCCGCGTCTGCTGCCCTGGCCGATCCTGGGGCCTGCGGCCATTCTCATCGGATTGGTGGTCACCGGCCACGGCTTCATCAAGGATGAGCCCAAGCCTGCTGCCGGAGAGCAGGTGGTGAAGAAGAAGGCCAAGCCGAAGAACATCCTCATCCTCGCCTCGGATTCCTTCCGCTCAGACCGGCTCTCGTGCAATGGCTACGGCCGCCTGACCTCGCCGAACATCGACCGCATTGCAGCGGAGGGCATCACGTTCCGGAAATGCTTCACGCCCATTGCGTCCACGCTGGAGAGCCTCACGAGCATGTTCTCCAGCCAGTATCCGCATACGCATGGCATCCAGCACATGTTCCCGAACAAGGACCAGGTGACCCAGGCCAATGCCAAGGCACCCGGGCTCGGCACCATCCTGCGTGGGCATGGGTATGATACCGCCGTCATCGGCGACTGGTGCGCCTGTGGTTTCAAGGAGCTGCCCATGGGCTTCGAGCACATCACGGTCTCTGATTTCGACAACTTCAAGGTCTACATGAGCGAGGTGGTGTACCTGCATCACCAGATCCTGCCCTTGTTCTTTGACAACCGCGCCGGCCACTGGCTTTTCCCGAAGCTGAAGTCCTTTGCGAACTTCATGACCCCCGATGTGGTGACGAATCAGGTCATCGACCGCATGCAGGAGCGCGACAAGGACGAGAAGCCGTTCATCATTTTCGCCTTCTACTCCTGTACACACCTGCCCTACCGCACCCCGCGCCAGTATGCCGAGATCTGGGGTGACCCGGACTACAAGGGGGATCACAACTTTGAGCTCAAGCTCAACGTGGACGAGTTCATTGGAAACGTGGATATCGGCAACAAGTGGGAAAAGCTGCCGAAGAAGGATGTCGAGCAGATCGATGCGCTCTACGACGGTTGCGTACGCATGTTTGACGACTGTGTGGGTCGCATCATGGCCGAGCTGGATGCCAGCGGGATGAAGGATGATACCATCGTGCTCATCACCGGAGACCATGGCGATGACCTCTTCGAGCCAAACGTCACCTTCGGTCATGGCCTCACCTTCAATGGCGGCGACCAGAGCAACAACATCCCCTTCGTCCTGCGTGTGCCGGGTGTTGAGAATCGCGGTCGCACCTCGGACAAGATCACCCGCTCGATCGACTTCGCCCCAACGCTGCTGGATCTTGCTGGTTTGCCCCCGGAGCCGCGGTTCGAAGGGAAGAGTGTGGTCCCGTATGTGAAGGGAAATGCGGACCTCTCCTTGGCATGGTATGGCGAGACGAGCTATCTCTTCTTCCGCCGCAAGATCCCCGGCGAGGAGCCTCTCTTCATTCCCGCGATGGATGAGACCACTACGATCGACCCGGAGTTCGACTTCCACTTTGTGCTGAAGGACAAGTATCAGGAGGACGTGATTCGCACCAAGGAGCGCTGCCTGCGCACGGAGCGGTTCAAGCTGGTCTACACTCCCGGCGTGAAGGGCCCCATCTACCGCCTCTTCGACCTTGCTGAAGACAAGCATTGCGAGGTGGATGTGAAGAAGAAGTTCCCTGCTGTGTTCGATGCGATGAAGACCGCGCTGGTGAAATGGCGGGATGAGCACAAGGAAAGCACCATCAAGGAAATCTTCATGGGGCAGGATGAGTTTGGCATCAAGCCCGGGGACCTTCTGCCTGCCGCGACGCCGGTGAAATAG
- a CDS encoding sulfatase family protein: MKLPTFLASLLLALGFHLSATAADQRPNVIVIVSDDQGWADVGYHNPEMRTPNLDRLAKEGVELDHHYVQPQCTPTRVALMTARYPSRFGPHCTQASADHAYPFETLTMGKMFQSLGYDTALIGKWHMGSKQEWGPNHHGFHYSYGCFDGAVGPLNHLYRKNAKSWHRNGEFIEEEGHATDLIAREASQWISRKHDGNPFFLYLAFTAVHTPVVEEQKWLDANAHISDPDRRLFAASATHMDSAIGEVVATLEKQKLRENTLIIFTSDNGGIHKAYKGSNYPEPDPSLAAGFSSNAPLRGGKGEMYEGGMRVPAFINWPAKLKPHKLSTPMHVVDWMPTLAALTGYKPAADADPKWDGQNIFALLEDPAASSGPREFYWVWGAGRFWEGQRHGDWKIIRENRKPKGKAAQEAAAAGAPPASTWMLFNVAEDPLEKTDLAAAKTEIVADLVSRFEAQKQKDNLKPGSDGAKPSGGE, from the coding sequence ATGAAGCTTCCTACCTTCCTCGCTTCCCTGTTGCTGGCACTGGGCTTCCACCTCTCCGCCACCGCCGCAGACCAGCGCCCCAATGTCATTGTCATCGTCTCCGATGATCAGGGTTGGGCGGATGTGGGGTATCACAATCCCGAGATGCGCACGCCGAACCTCGACCGTCTCGCGAAGGAGGGCGTGGAACTGGACCATCACTACGTGCAGCCGCAGTGCACGCCCACCCGCGTGGCGCTGATGACGGCGCGCTATCCCAGCAGGTTCGGTCCGCACTGCACACAGGCCAGCGCGGATCATGCCTATCCTTTCGAGACGCTCACGATGGGGAAAATGTTCCAATCATTGGGCTACGACACGGCACTTATTGGGAAATGGCACATGGGCAGCAAGCAGGAGTGGGGGCCGAATCATCATGGTTTTCACTACAGCTATGGCTGCTTCGATGGAGCAGTAGGGCCGCTCAATCACCTCTACCGGAAGAACGCGAAGTCCTGGCATCGCAATGGCGAGTTCATCGAGGAAGAGGGACATGCCACCGATCTCATCGCACGCGAAGCTTCCCAGTGGATCTCTCGCAAGCACGATGGGAATCCCTTCTTCCTCTACCTCGCCTTCACGGCGGTGCACACACCCGTGGTGGAGGAGCAGAAGTGGCTGGATGCGAATGCGCATATCTCGGATCCGGACCGCCGCCTCTTCGCCGCAAGTGCCACCCACATGGACTCGGCCATTGGCGAGGTGGTAGCCACGCTGGAGAAGCAGAAGCTGCGTGAGAATACCCTCATCATCTTCACCTCGGACAACGGCGGCATCCACAAGGCCTACAAGGGGAGCAACTACCCCGAGCCCGACCCCTCCCTCGCTGCGGGCTTCAGCAGCAATGCACCCCTGCGCGGTGGCAAGGGCGAGATGTATGAAGGCGGCATGCGCGTGCCGGCCTTCATCAACTGGCCCGCGAAGCTGAAGCCGCACAAGCTGTCCACGCCCATGCATGTGGTCGACTGGATGCCCACCCTCGCCGCACTCACGGGATACAAGCCGGCCGCGGATGCCGACCCAAAGTGGGATGGCCAGAACATCTTCGCCCTGTTGGAGGATCCTGCTGCCTCCTCGGGTCCGCGGGAATTCTACTGGGTCTGGGGTGCCGGACGCTTCTGGGAAGGCCAGCGCCATGGCGACTGGAAGATCATCCGCGAGAACCGCAAGCCGAAGGGCAAGGCCGCCCAGGAAGCCGCTGCCGCAGGCGCTCCGCCTGCCAGTACATGGATGCTCTTCAATGTGGCGGAAGACCCTCTGGAGAAAACCGACCTCGCAGCGGCGAAGACGGAGATTGTCGCGGATCTGGTGAGCCGATTCGAAGCACAGAAGCAGAAGGACAATCTGAAGCCGGGGTCTGATGGAGCAAAACCCTCTGGAGGGGAATAG
- a CDS encoding TetR/AcrR family transcriptional regulator encodes MPLQKVSREDVVRRLLGVFRQHGYEGASLTMIAKDVGLQKASLYHLFPGGKEEMAQAVLDGVSDSLERKILAPLRGAGTPVQRLKDMTDRVCAFYGQGSHSCIFDTLSLGGGDNPFLKGIGKAMNAWARALAGLAREHGATGAVARERAERVLVTIQGTLVLARCMEDPKVFIRGLQTLPEILLPPKRQTRG; translated from the coding sequence ATGCCCCTGCAAAAGGTCTCCCGTGAAGACGTGGTCCGCCGTTTGCTGGGTGTCTTTCGCCAGCACGGGTATGAGGGCGCGAGCCTCACCATGATTGCGAAGGACGTGGGCCTGCAGAAGGCCAGCCTCTATCACCTTTTTCCCGGCGGGAAGGAGGAGATGGCGCAGGCTGTGCTGGATGGTGTGAGCGATTCCCTTGAGAGAAAGATACTCGCGCCCTTGAGAGGCGCCGGAACGCCTGTGCAACGACTGAAGGACATGACTGACCGCGTGTGCGCCTTCTACGGGCAGGGGAGTCACTCCTGCATCTTTGATACGCTCAGCCTGGGTGGTGGCGACAATCCCTTCCTCAAGGGCATTGGCAAGGCCATGAACGCTTGGGCGAGGGCGCTGGCCGGACTGGCCCGCGAGCATGGCGCCACGGGTGCTGTAGCCCGTGAGAGGGCGGAGCGGGTGCTCGTCACCATCCAGGGCACCCTCGTACTCGCCCGGTGCATGGAGGACCCGAAGGTCTTCATCCGTGGGCTGCAGACACTTCCGGAGATCCTGCTGCCTCCCAAACGCCAGACGCGTGGCTGA
- the cynS gene encoding cyanase, whose translation MTKTTMTAAILAAKTEKKVTWTDIAQAAGLSEVFTTSACLGDNALDADEAGRVADYLGLGEEVAAALTVYADKGANAPTVSKEPLQYRFQELIYVYGPTLKAIIEEKFGPGIMSAIDFTMSVERIADPKGDRVGITMSGKFLGYKKW comes from the coding sequence ATGACCAAGACGACCATGACGGCCGCCATTCTCGCGGCGAAGACGGAAAAGAAAGTCACCTGGACGGACATCGCCCAAGCTGCCGGGCTTTCCGAAGTATTCACCACCTCCGCGTGCCTCGGTGACAATGCGCTCGATGCGGACGAGGCAGGGCGGGTGGCGGACTACCTGGGACTGGGAGAGGAAGTGGCAGCCGCTCTCACAGTGTATGCTGACAAAGGCGCCAATGCCCCCACGGTCTCCAAGGAGCCACTGCAGTACCGCTTTCAGGAACTGATCTATGTGTACGGTCCCACCCTGAAAGCGATCATCGAGGAGAAGTTCGGTCCCGGCATCATGAGCGCGATCGATTTCACCATGAGCGTGGAGCGCATTGCGGATCCCAAGGGCGACCGCGTGGGCATCACCATGAGCGGGAAATTCCTCGGGTACAAGAAATGGTGA